In the genome of Dehalococcoidales bacterium, one region contains:
- a CDS encoding ATP-binding cassette domain-containing protein, giving the protein GEERKPENLKRVGVVMDSQGFYPNYSGRDNLRMFGSLHKPVDNKHVDEVLEMVGLANRAHSILESYSMGMKQRLSIALAILDDPELLIFDEPTNGMDPEGIAEIRDLISQLARQGKTVLLASHILAEVEQVCTHMAILKHGKVVKQGDMLKIMLEAGRSELELVVVDPQKAVAVLFDVGYNARIEDVMVVVTAHEGQAEHVSAVLAEHGLFIKEMRRRKANLESVFLEATGCNKNQ; this is encoded by the coding sequence TGGAGAAGAGCGGAAACCTGAAAATCTCAAAAGAGTCGGTGTGGTTATGGACTCCCAGGGATTTTACCCTAATTATTCGGGAAGAGATAATCTGCGTATGTTTGGCAGTTTGCATAAACCGGTGGATAACAAGCATGTGGATGAAGTGCTTGAAATGGTTGGGCTTGCCAACCGTGCCCATAGCATCTTAGAAAGCTACTCCATGGGCATGAAACAGCGCCTTTCAATTGCTTTGGCCATTCTTGATGATCCGGAACTCTTGATATTCGATGAGCCAACAAATGGAATGGACCCGGAAGGCATTGCTGAAATCCGCGACCTGATATCACAACTTGCCAGGCAGGGTAAAACCGTGTTGCTTGCCAGCCATATACTAGCTGAAGTAGAACAGGTTTGCACTCACATGGCTATATTGAAACATGGCAAGGTGGTTAAACAGGGGGATATGCTCAAAATAATGCTTGAAGCCGGGCGAAGCGAGCTTGAACTGGTGGTTGTTGATCCTCAAAAAGCTGTGGCTGTGCTGTTTGATGTCGGATACAATGCGAGAATCGAAGATGTTATGGTGGTGGTAACCGCTCATGAAGGCCAGGCGGAACATGTATCGGCCGTATTGGCCGAACATGGTTTATTTATAAAGGAAATGAGAAGACGCAAAGCAAACCTGGAAAGCGTGTTTCTAGAAGCTACCGGGTGTAATAAAAACCAATAA